From one Sphingomonas xanthus genomic stretch:
- a CDS encoding polysaccharide biosynthesis/export family protein, which translates to MLLSACGGGIGLDENSKAVRVAQALPPPDATVSSTDFTNYRIGPMDVIAVTVFDAPELAREGAVDAAGNFAMPLIGSVEAGNKTPQQLSDAIAEKLRGKYLKNPQVAVNIKEAIARSVTVDGSVMQPGVYPVVGRMTLQQAVATAKGVNQDADIDKVIIFRTVNGQKMAAMFNLRDIRSGRYADPEVFGNDIVVVGENSARRMLRDATTTFPFLRFIPVL; encoded by the coding sequence TTGCTATTGTCGGCCTGTGGTGGCGGCATCGGCCTAGATGAAAACTCCAAAGCGGTACGCGTAGCGCAAGCGTTACCGCCTCCCGATGCCACGGTGAGCTCCACTGATTTCACCAACTATCGCATTGGCCCGATGGACGTGATTGCCGTCACGGTTTTCGATGCTCCGGAACTCGCGCGCGAAGGCGCGGTCGATGCTGCCGGCAACTTTGCGATGCCGCTGATCGGCTCGGTGGAAGCCGGCAACAAAACCCCTCAACAGCTATCGGACGCTATCGCCGAGAAGCTCAGGGGCAAATATCTCAAGAATCCGCAGGTCGCCGTCAACATCAAGGAAGCCATCGCGCGCAGCGTGACGGTCGACGGATCGGTGATGCAGCCGGGCGTTTATCCGGTTGTCGGGCGAATGACCCTTCAGCAGGCAGTGGCCACGGCCAAGGGCGTCAACCAGGACGCCGATATCGACAAGGTCATCATCTTTCGCACCGTGAACGGCCAGAAGATGGCCGCGATGTTCAATCTGCGCGACATCCGTTCGGGTCGCTACGCGGATCCGGAAGTGTTCGGAAATGACATCGTCGTCGTTGGTGAAAACTCCGCGCGCCGAATGCTGCGGGATGCCACGACGACCTTCCCGTTCCTTCGTTTTATCCCGGTTTTGTAG